The following coding sequences are from one Hymenobacter sp. DG25A window:
- a CDS encoding chemotaxis protein CheC, whose amino-acid sequence MELHMTELERDIIREILNIGLARAADSFAVIAQEKVLLEVPNLDLMPLESMVDLVRKYENTHKIIQSDIRGDFHGTTLMLFSGQHVQRLSKVCLRLDVPESVEVDAMQESLLLEMSNIITGALVTQLANILKANVYGAPPVSPSGDIANSLQGLIIHNPGWKPLIFSVITQFSDQNNSVELPLMLFFDRDTFVKILEIIRTYNFLGGPNPTE is encoded by the coding sequence ATGGAGTTGCACATGACGGAACTGGAGCGAGATATCATCCGTGAGATTCTCAACATCGGCCTGGCTCGGGCGGCAGATTCGTTTGCCGTAATTGCCCAGGAGAAAGTACTCTTGGAGGTGCCCAACCTGGATTTGATGCCGTTGGAGAGTATGGTGGATCTGGTACGCAAGTATGAGAACACGCATAAAATCATCCAGTCCGACATTCGGGGGGATTTTCATGGTACTACGCTGATGCTCTTCTCGGGGCAGCATGTGCAGCGGCTGTCAAAAGTCTGTCTTCGTCTGGATGTTCCGGAATCAGTGGAGGTGGATGCCATGCAGGAATCGTTGTTGCTGGAGATGAGTAACATCATCACGGGGGCACTGGTAACGCAGCTGGCCAATATTCTGAAGGCCAATGTGTACGGCGCGCCGCCGGTTTCCCCCAGCGGGGATATTGCCAATTCCCTGCAAGGCCTCATTATTCACAATCCGGGCTGGAAGCCGCTCATCTTCTCCGTTATTACGCAGTTCTCGGACCAGAATAACTCCGTAGAGCTGCCCCTGATGCTGTTTTTTGACCGCGACACCTTCGTCAAGATTCTCGAAATCATTCGCACTTATAATTTCCTGGGCGGCCCCAACCCGACGGAGTAA
- a CDS encoding chemotaxis protein CheB encodes MSRITEPLAILLGELPGLTRLALAKLLAATPHVRVVGSALSGEDLVRKARALRPDLVIAGESVLPGLDQLATHSPVPVLLYANAVPLPSLMREAARWGVYDYLTPLLPEDHPLAAAQHSELRRKVQMIRPKQLISRLGKTATSIFAPPRGIIVLGGSTGGASAVERVVRGLTPNLKQAVLVAVHLPAQFTNSFVERLRRISPLPVDAACAGSRLEAGRILVAPGGHNMVVQPVTGGPWLAWQMEFAADSATTSDVPSVDMLMSSAARAMGRKVIGVVLSGLGRDGALGAQTVQQHGGMVIAQDESSAAVFSMPKAVIQGGFASQVLPVHEISDFISRYLSPVVTPRPSRYSLSQATNL; translated from the coding sequence GTGTCCCGTATCACCGAACCTTTAGCTATTCTGCTCGGCGAACTTCCTGGCCTTACCCGGCTGGCGTTGGCAAAGCTGTTGGCTGCTACCCCCCACGTGCGGGTAGTAGGCTCAGCGCTGAGTGGCGAGGATCTGGTGCGGAAAGCCCGCGCCCTCCGGCCGGATCTGGTTATTGCCGGGGAATCTGTTTTGCCGGGTCTGGACCAGCTGGCCACCCACAGCCCCGTACCGGTGCTGCTGTATGCCAATGCGGTTCCATTGCCTAGTCTGATGCGGGAAGCAGCCCGCTGGGGCGTGTATGATTATCTGACTCCGTTGCTGCCCGAAGACCACCCGCTGGCGGCTGCGCAGCACTCAGAGCTACGGCGCAAAGTGCAGATGATACGCCCCAAACAGCTAATATCCCGCCTCGGGAAAACGGCCACTTCCATCTTTGCTCCCCCGCGGGGAATCATTGTTCTGGGAGGCTCCACAGGGGGCGCCAGCGCCGTAGAGAGAGTAGTACGAGGCCTCACACCCAATCTGAAGCAAGCTGTCCTGGTAGCTGTGCACCTGCCGGCGCAGTTCACAAACTCGTTTGTAGAGCGCCTGCGTCGCATTTCTCCCTTGCCCGTTGACGCTGCCTGCGCCGGCTCCCGGCTGGAAGCCGGCCGGATTCTGGTGGCGCCCGGTGGGCACAATATGGTGGTGCAGCCGGTAACGGGCGGCCCCTGGCTGGCCTGGCAAATGGAGTTTGCCGCCGATTCAGCCACTACTTCCGATGTTCCTTCCGTTGATATGCTCATGTCCTCGGCGGCCCGCGCCATGGGGCGCAAGGTAATAGGCGTAGTCCTGAGTGGGCTGGGGCGCGACGGAGCGTTGGGGGCGCAAACGGTGCAGCAGCATGGCGGTATGGTTATCGCGCAGGATGAATCCTCGGCTGCTGTTTTCAGTATGCCGAAGGCTGTAATCCAGGGTGGATTTGCCTCGCAGGTGCTGCCGGTACACGAAATTTCCGACTTTATCAGCCGCTATTTGTCGCCGGTAGTTACGCCGCGTCCTAGCCGGTATTCCTTATCTCAGGCCACCAACTTATGA
- a CDS encoding agmatinase family protein, with protein sequence MSTSALDKKLASFDPNGVGDASGGIFGLPFTLEEAQLVIVPVPWEVTVSYQAGTAQGPAAIRDASMQVDLYDLDVADAWRLGIAMEDEDASWAQQSNELRVQAADYISWLEEGQPAADAARHASVQTKVTAKGKELRDWLKQKTGAYLDAGKAVVVLGGDHSTPLGYMHALAERHEEFGILQIDAHCDLRPAYEGFEYSHASIMYNALNLPQVKKLVQVGIRDLCQQEADLIAQSGGRVVMFHHRFLRDEMYAKKSWKKMCGKIIAQLPQKVYLSFDIDGLDPKLCPGTGTPVPGGLEFEEALYLIRTIVRSGRTIIGCDLNEVAPGETDWDGNVGARLLYQMCNWMAVSQGLLKATGMPS encoded by the coding sequence ATGTCTACATCCGCTCTCGATAAAAAACTGGCCAGCTTCGACCCCAATGGGGTAGGTGATGCTTCCGGCGGCATTTTTGGTTTGCCCTTCACCCTGGAAGAAGCCCAACTGGTAATAGTGCCCGTGCCGTGGGAAGTTACGGTATCGTACCAGGCGGGTACGGCGCAGGGCCCGGCCGCCATCCGCGACGCCTCCATGCAGGTGGATCTGTATGATCTGGACGTAGCAGACGCCTGGCGTCTGGGCATTGCCATGGAGGATGAAGATGCCTCTTGGGCGCAGCAAAGCAATGAGCTTCGGGTGCAGGCTGCCGATTACATCAGCTGGCTGGAAGAAGGCCAGCCGGCCGCCGACGCCGCCAGGCACGCCAGTGTGCAAACCAAGGTAACCGCCAAAGGCAAGGAACTGCGGGACTGGCTCAAGCAAAAAACCGGCGCTTATCTGGATGCGGGCAAAGCTGTAGTTGTGCTTGGCGGCGACCACAGCACCCCACTGGGCTACATGCACGCGCTGGCCGAGCGCCACGAGGAGTTCGGTATTCTGCAGATTGATGCCCACTGCGACCTGCGCCCCGCCTACGAAGGCTTTGAGTACTCGCACGCCTCCATCATGTACAATGCCCTGAACCTGCCCCAGGTGAAGAAGCTGGTGCAGGTAGGCATCCGCGACCTGTGTCAGCAGGAAGCCGACCTGATTGCGCAGTCCGGGGGCCGGGTGGTGATGTTCCATCATCGTTTCCTGCGCGACGAGATGTACGCCAAAAAATCCTGGAAGAAGATGTGCGGCAAAATTATTGCCCAGCTGCCCCAGAAGGTGTATCTGAGCTTTGATATTGATGGTCTCGACCCCAAGCTGTGCCCCGGCACCGGTACGCCCGTGCCCGGCGGCCTGGAGTTTGAGGAAGCCCTGTACCTGATCCGGACCATTGTGCGCTCCGGCCGCACCATCATTGGCTGCGACCTGAACGAGGTAGCGCCTGGCGAAACTGACTGGGATGGCAACGTGGGTGCCCGTCTGCTGTATCAGATGTGCAACTGGATGGCCGTTTCGCAGGGCTTGCTGAAAGCAACCGGTATGCCGTCATAA
- a CDS encoding response regulator — protein MKNRILIVDDSFYMRTMLKNMLTDAGYDVVGEAANGQQALEMAAATRPDLITLDVILPDNTGLDVLKGIRQEQPNVRIVMCSAVGQEVIVNEALESGAVAYIVKPFSEEKVLEIVGTMLQQADSEAETAADAPASDATDTAASDTSSESTPQA, from the coding sequence ATGAAAAACCGCATCCTCATCGTGGACGACTCGTTCTACATGCGCACGATGCTTAAGAATATGCTTACCGACGCCGGTTACGACGTGGTAGGCGAGGCAGCCAACGGCCAGCAAGCGCTGGAAATGGCCGCCGCCACCCGCCCTGACCTCATCACGCTGGACGTTATCCTGCCAGATAATACCGGTCTGGATGTGCTGAAAGGCATTCGGCAGGAGCAGCCCAACGTGCGCATTGTAATGTGCAGCGCCGTGGGCCAGGAGGTGATTGTAAACGAAGCGCTGGAAAGCGGCGCCGTGGCTTACATTGTGAAGCCCTTCTCCGAGGAAAAAGTACTGGAAATTGTAGGCACCATGCTGCAGCAGGCTGATAGCGAAGCTGAAACTGCCGCCGATGCTCCGGCATCCGACGCTACGGACACCGCCGCATCCGATACTTCGTCTGAGTCTACACCCCAGGCGTAG
- a CDS encoding chemotaxis protein CheW — MVQTESSGERKPIVQEALVQLIVFRLGTEEYGVRIEQVKEVTITPDIARMPKTPAFVKGIANLRGDIIAIIDLEERFGLRRGKGDLSTGITYTLAIEAHDYTIGIVVREVPQPLSLPVSAIERAPEFLQDSNIQEKYIEGIARFDNRIIIVLDMMKLLTPSEIMQLNPRAESSTARSRT, encoded by the coding sequence ATGGTTCAAACAGAAAGCAGCGGCGAACGGAAGCCCATTGTGCAGGAAGCACTGGTGCAGCTGATTGTTTTCCGCCTAGGCACCGAGGAGTACGGCGTACGCATTGAGCAGGTGAAGGAGGTAACCATTACCCCGGATATTGCGCGCATGCCCAAAACCCCGGCCTTCGTGAAAGGCATTGCCAATCTGCGCGGCGACATCATTGCTATTATTGACCTGGAAGAGCGTTTTGGCCTGCGCCGGGGCAAAGGTGACCTCAGCACGGGTATTACCTACACACTGGCCATCGAAGCCCACGACTATACCATTGGTATTGTGGTGCGCGAGGTGCCCCAGCCGCTTTCCTTGCCGGTTTCTGCCATAGAGCGGGCCCCGGAGTTCCTGCAGGACAGCAACATTCAGGAGAAGTATATCGAGGGAATTGCCCGATTCGACAACCGCATCATTATTGTACTGGACATGATGAAGCTGCTGACCCCATCGGAAATCATGCAATTAAACCCCCGGGCGGAATCTTCTACCGCACGCAGCCGTACCTAG
- a CDS encoding phage holin family protein — MGFILKFLLTAIITYVLARFLPGAHLAGFSDAILLVLVLAVLNAVVKPILKILGFPITIITLGLFLLVINAVIVLLADWILPGFKVDGFLSALLFSVVLSLVTAVIDMVID; from the coding sequence ATGGGCTTTATACTCAAGTTCTTGCTGACTGCTATTATCACCTACGTGCTGGCCAGGTTCCTGCCCGGGGCGCATCTGGCGGGTTTCTCTGATGCTATTCTGCTGGTACTGGTGCTGGCCGTATTGAACGCGGTGGTGAAGCCCATTCTCAAGATTCTGGGCTTTCCTATCACCATTATCACCCTGGGCCTGTTCCTGCTGGTTATCAACGCCGTTATCGTACTGTTGGCCGACTGGATTCTGCCCGGCTTTAAGGTAGATGGCTTCCTGTCAGCCTTACTGTTCAGCGTGGTGCTGTCGCTGGTAACGGCTGTTATTGATATGGTCATTGACTAA
- a CDS encoding chemotaxis protein CheA, translated as MRSREQEYREIFMAEALEYYDAMSRHISELEKNPQSEQALNELFRLMHNLKANARAMGFMDLGEVAHQMETIFGLIRSREKEFSGSITNVLFSGIDTIGAMVRAIGENQELPNAETLLDNLDRLVRGEAPILTDEDIAVDDSRKLELSDLVYIQIKKLDHLLNLVGELIIDRDRIFTLGQEIGNPALQSAAAHLFRIADELQYSVMDARLVNVGSLFNKFPRVVRDVATTEHKEVNLSISGQDIQIDRNILQIITDSLLHLVRNAIGHGIETPEERTKAGKPPMGELALEAAIERDDVLIQVRDDGRGIDVEKVRSKAVSRGLINAQTAASLSAPAVRALLFEPGFSMAEEVTEISGRGVGLDVVKLAIDSMGGQLRVDSELGKGTTFTLVLPTSIAVKGALLFELEERSYALLLMHIDSVVSLWPEELHVVGGMLLAEVQGENVPVVSLRQLLHGGDENLPAADTEELIGRQDIIIVNYNNRRLGLIVDRFLRQQNIVIKPMTQPLDTIDLFGGVTLLGNGQVCLVLDVPALTRVFLAKRP; from the coding sequence ATGAGGTCACGCGAGCAGGAGTACCGCGAAATATTTATGGCTGAGGCGCTCGAATACTACGACGCCATGAGCCGCCACATCAGTGAGCTGGAGAAAAACCCGCAAAGCGAACAGGCGCTGAACGAGTTGTTCCGCCTGATGCACAACCTAAAGGCCAATGCCCGCGCCATGGGCTTTATGGATCTGGGGGAAGTGGCTCACCAGATGGAAACCATCTTTGGGTTGATCCGGAGCAGGGAAAAGGAGTTTTCCGGCTCTATCACCAACGTATTGTTCTCCGGCATTGATACCATTGGGGCCATGGTTCGCGCTATCGGCGAAAACCAAGAACTGCCCAATGCCGAGACGCTGCTGGATAACCTGGACCGCCTGGTACGCGGGGAGGCGCCTATCCTCACCGATGAAGACATAGCCGTTGATGACTCCCGCAAGCTGGAGCTGTCTGACCTCGTCTATATCCAGATAAAAAAGCTTGATCACCTGCTGAACCTGGTAGGGGAGCTGATTATTGACCGGGACCGAATCTTTACGCTGGGGCAGGAAATTGGTAATCCGGCCCTGCAATCGGCAGCGGCGCACCTGTTCCGCATCGCCGATGAACTGCAGTACAGCGTAATGGATGCCCGCCTGGTAAACGTCGGCTCGCTGTTCAACAAGTTTCCCCGCGTGGTGCGCGACGTGGCTACCACCGAGCATAAGGAAGTCAACCTGAGCATCAGCGGCCAGGACATCCAGATTGACCGCAACATTCTGCAGATCATCACGGACTCCTTGCTGCACCTGGTGCGCAACGCCATTGGGCACGGCATTGAAACGCCGGAGGAGCGCACCAAGGCCGGTAAGCCCCCCATGGGCGAGCTAGCCTTGGAAGCGGCCATTGAGCGCGACGACGTGCTGATTCAGGTGCGCGACGACGGCCGGGGTATTGATGTAGAAAAAGTAAGAAGCAAAGCCGTTTCGCGCGGGTTGATTAACGCCCAGACCGCGGCCTCTCTAAGTGCCCCGGCGGTGCGCGCGCTGCTTTTTGAGCCCGGTTTTTCCATGGCCGAGGAAGTAACCGAAATATCCGGCCGGGGCGTGGGCCTAGATGTGGTTAAACTGGCCATCGACTCGATGGGCGGGCAATTGCGCGTCGATTCTGAGTTGGGCAAAGGCACCACGTTTACCCTGGTGCTGCCTACTTCCATTGCCGTGAAAGGAGCTTTGCTCTTTGAACTGGAAGAACGCAGCTACGCGCTGCTGCTCATGCACATTGACTCCGTTGTATCGCTCTGGCCTGAGGAACTCCACGTAGTGGGAGGGATGCTGCTGGCCGAGGTGCAGGGCGAAAACGTGCCGGTAGTGAGCCTGCGCCAACTGCTGCATGGGGGGGATGAAAACCTGCCCGCCGCCGATACGGAAGAGCTCATCGGACGGCAGGATATCATCATCGTCAACTACAACAACCGCCGGCTGGGCCTTATCGTCGACCGGTTTTTGCGCCAGCAAAACATTGTGATTAAACCCATGACGCAACCCCTCGATACAATTGATTTGTTTGGGGGAGTTACGCTGCTGGGTAACGGGCAGGTATGCCTTGTGTTAGATGTTCCGGCACTAACGCGGGTATTCCTGGCTAAACGACCTTAA